A stretch of Myxococcus guangdongensis DNA encodes these proteins:
- a CDS encoding TolC family protein, with product MKRLVSMWGLCWALTSVGARAEETAAAPPEVITLPQALELLSKDSPWMAAEKARVGVAETERIAAGILPNPSFNYGGQRLLHGANTGSSMSHQFTVEQPLLLFGQRGVRRELAERSVAAEKARVTASLAERELSVREAFANLLSSQEALRLLEETSVDLGRVEKVVKGRAAAGDSSRYDVERIEVEGRTLEVEVLNAKASVDDAAGRLAALLGRPGWSPRAEGTLGATGTLPELGRLWEASVRHRPSLVAARQRQSVAQGGLAVAKRERMPVPSLEAGAVVTRREDSTIGYLGLSLPMPLFDRNQGAIARASAEVDAETRALDAEVAEARAELTRAHAVLAGRHRALATLERDVVERLPTLRRMAEDAYREGRGSILELLDAFRSLKDLRLQHLEQREAVQQAEAAVLFASGLETLTQTP from the coding sequence ATGAAGCGCCTCGTGTCGATGTGGGGCTTGTGCTGGGCGCTGACGTCGGTGGGGGCCCGCGCGGAGGAGACCGCCGCCGCGCCACCCGAGGTCATCACCCTGCCCCAGGCGCTGGAGCTGTTGTCCAAGGACAGTCCGTGGATGGCGGCGGAGAAGGCGCGCGTGGGCGTGGCGGAGACGGAGCGCATCGCCGCGGGAATCCTCCCCAACCCGTCGTTCAACTACGGCGGGCAGCGGCTGCTGCACGGGGCCAACACGGGCTCGTCGATGTCGCACCAGTTCACGGTGGAGCAGCCGTTGCTGCTCTTCGGGCAGCGCGGTGTCCGACGGGAGCTCGCCGAGCGGAGCGTGGCGGCGGAGAAGGCCCGGGTGACGGCGTCGCTCGCGGAGCGGGAGCTGTCGGTGCGCGAGGCCTTCGCGAACCTGCTCTCGAGCCAGGAGGCGCTGCGGTTGCTGGAGGAGACCTCCGTGGACCTGGGGCGCGTGGAGAAGGTGGTGAAGGGTCGCGCCGCCGCGGGTGACTCCAGCCGGTATGACGTGGAGCGCATCGAGGTGGAGGGACGCACGCTGGAGGTCGAGGTCCTCAACGCGAAGGCCAGCGTCGATGACGCCGCGGGCCGGCTGGCGGCGCTCCTCGGTCGACCGGGCTGGAGCCCGCGTGCAGAGGGGACGCTGGGGGCCACGGGGACGCTCCCGGAGCTGGGGCGGCTGTGGGAGGCGAGCGTGCGGCATCGGCCGTCGCTCGTGGCGGCGCGGCAGCGGCAATCCGTGGCGCAGGGGGGGCTCGCGGTGGCGAAGAGGGAGCGGATGCCGGTGCCCTCGCTCGAGGCGGGCGCGGTGGTGACGCGGCGGGAGGACAGCACGATTGGCTATCTCGGGCTGTCGTTGCCGATGCCGCTGTTCGACCGGAACCAGGGCGCCATCGCTCGCGCCTCGGCGGAGGTGGATGCGGAGACCCGGGCGCTGGACGCGGAGGTCGCCGAGGCCCGGGCGGAGCTCACCCGCGCACACGCCGTGCTGGCGGGCAGGCACCGCGCCCTGGCCACGCTGGAGCGCGACGTGGTGGAGCGCCTGCCCACGCTGCGGCGCATGGCGGAGGACGCCTACCGTGAGGGACGCGGGAGCATCCTGGAGCTGCTCGACGCGTTCCGCTCGCTGAAGGACCTGCGGCTGCAGCACCTGGAGCAACGTGAGGCGGTGCAGCAGGCGGAGGCGGCCGTGCTCTTCGCCTCGGGCCTGGAGACGCTCACCCAGACACCGTGA
- a CDS encoding efflux RND transporter permease subunit gives MLQRLIEFCVRSRLPVLLLTLGIGLFGVKAYLDTPVEAFPDVTNLQVNVIAQMPGLAPEEIERQVTVPLERVLNGTPGMLQMRSESLFGLSLIFLTFDDGVDPFKARTIVGERLSNADLSDEADVRLAPEATPLGKVYQFRVLSDRHTLTETRSEMEWSIARHLRQVPGVADVLSLGGFLKEFHVQVDPSRLLAHELTLADVTEALERSNRNVGGGFLRQGDQELLIRGVGYLKGAKDVQDIVLKSEDGTPVTVGDVARVVASHTPRRGTVSHDLDMDVTEGVVLLRRGENPSTVLEGVHAKVKELNEQVLPKGMRIEAFYDRNVLVGQTLSTVHHNLLHGALLVVAVAWLFLRSMRCSLIVASVIPLALLTAFIGLRMVGLPANLISMGAIDFGILVDGAVVLVENVLHEAGVKRPRKRREMLGLIIHSALDVARPTFFAMAIIIAALIPVFTLERVEGRIFRPLSLTYSFALVGALVFALTVVPALCALLLRPKDAEVKEPKLLVTLREAYARAVTWLMPRRALVFGSMAALVVLTGVVGSRVGSEFLPELDEGDINVFVEMPASISLAKGADILLEVRKRLLDFPEVKEVLVEQGRPEDGTDNESVNMGKTFVRFTPSETWRDGWDKERLVREMRASLLEIPGVSFNFSQPIKDSVEEAISGVRGKVVLKVFGTDLEAMRATLEKAVTSLQDVEGVVDLGLYRDSSVPQLQVVLDRQALARAGVDVSTAQDLVETALGGKVVTELWEQERPVPVRVLLPGTEKEDESRIGDILVPTAGGGHVPLREVARLEKALGRASINREANSRTLALKFNVEGRDMGSTIQEAMATVEREVTIPEGMFLKWGGEFENQERALGRLAVIVPLSFLVVFALLYAALGSMRSAGAVLAGAPFAMCGGVLALALTGIPLSVSAAVGFITLLGQVCLASLLVVSAVDDRRKSGEALETALPRGAASRFRAVLMTALLAMLGLMPAALSSGAGSETQRPFAIVIIGGLVTAVLVSLFALPAFYSVIVGNRSPNAAPEEEEDEDAGDSGMTHVVPGSSHEAGKAEGVAA, from the coding sequence ATGTTGCAACGACTCATCGAATTCTGCGTCCGCAGCCGCCTGCCCGTGTTGCTGCTGACACTGGGCATCGGCCTGTTCGGCGTGAAGGCCTATCTGGACACGCCCGTCGAGGCGTTCCCCGACGTCACCAACCTCCAGGTCAACGTCATCGCGCAGATGCCGGGGCTGGCCCCCGAGGAGATCGAGCGCCAGGTGACGGTGCCGCTGGAGCGCGTGCTCAACGGCACCCCCGGCATGCTCCAGATGCGCAGCGAGAGCCTCTTCGGGCTGTCGCTCATCTTCCTCACCTTCGACGACGGCGTGGACCCGTTCAAGGCGCGCACCATCGTCGGCGAGCGCCTGTCCAACGCGGACCTCTCCGACGAGGCCGACGTGCGGCTCGCGCCGGAGGCCACGCCGCTGGGCAAGGTGTACCAGTTCCGCGTCCTGAGCGACCGGCACACCCTCACCGAGACGCGCTCGGAGATGGAGTGGAGCATCGCGCGGCACCTGCGCCAGGTGCCCGGCGTCGCGGACGTGCTCAGCCTGGGAGGCTTCCTCAAGGAGTTCCACGTCCAGGTGGACCCGTCGCGACTGCTCGCGCACGAGCTGACGCTGGCGGACGTCACCGAGGCCTTGGAGCGCTCCAACCGCAACGTGGGCGGAGGCTTCCTGCGCCAGGGAGACCAGGAGCTGCTCATCCGAGGCGTCGGCTACCTCAAGGGCGCCAAGGACGTGCAGGACATCGTCCTCAAGAGCGAGGACGGCACGCCGGTGACGGTGGGCGACGTCGCGCGCGTGGTGGCCTCCCACACGCCGCGCCGGGGCACGGTGAGCCATGATCTGGACATGGACGTCACCGAGGGCGTCGTCCTGCTGCGCCGGGGCGAGAACCCGAGCACGGTGCTGGAGGGCGTGCACGCCAAGGTGAAGGAGCTCAACGAGCAGGTGCTGCCCAAGGGCATGCGCATCGAGGCGTTCTATGACCGCAACGTGCTCGTGGGCCAGACGCTGTCCACGGTGCACCACAACCTGCTGCACGGCGCGCTGCTGGTGGTCGCCGTGGCGTGGCTGTTCCTGCGCAGCATGCGCTGCTCGCTCATCGTCGCGTCCGTCATCCCGCTGGCGCTGCTCACGGCCTTCATCGGCCTGCGCATGGTGGGGCTGCCCGCCAACCTCATCTCCATGGGCGCCATCGACTTCGGCATCCTCGTGGACGGCGCGGTGGTGCTGGTGGAGAACGTGCTGCACGAAGCCGGCGTGAAGCGGCCCCGCAAGCGGCGCGAGATGCTGGGGCTCATCATCCACTCGGCGCTCGACGTGGCCCGGCCCACCTTCTTCGCCATGGCCATCATCATCGCCGCGCTCATCCCCGTCTTCACCCTGGAGCGCGTGGAGGGCCGCATCTTCCGCCCGCTGTCCCTGACGTACAGCTTCGCGCTCGTGGGGGCGCTCGTCTTCGCGCTCACCGTGGTGCCCGCGTTGTGCGCGCTGCTCCTCAGGCCCAAGGACGCCGAGGTGAAGGAGCCCAAGCTGCTCGTCACCCTGCGCGAGGCCTATGCGCGCGCGGTGACCTGGCTGATGCCGCGCCGGGCCCTGGTGTTCGGCTCCATGGCGGCGCTGGTGGTGCTCACGGGAGTCGTGGGCTCGCGCGTGGGCAGTGAGTTCCTGCCCGAGCTGGACGAGGGCGACATCAACGTCTTCGTGGAGATGCCCGCGAGCATCTCCCTGGCCAAGGGCGCGGACATCCTCCTGGAGGTCCGAAAGCGCCTGCTGGACTTCCCCGAGGTGAAGGAGGTGCTCGTCGAACAGGGGCGCCCGGAGGACGGCACCGACAACGAGTCCGTCAACATGGGGAAGACCTTCGTGCGCTTCACGCCGTCGGAGACGTGGCGGGATGGCTGGGACAAGGAGCGACTGGTGCGCGAGATGCGCGCGTCGCTGCTGGAGATTCCCGGCGTGAGCTTCAACTTCTCCCAGCCCATCAAGGACAGCGTGGAGGAAGCCATCAGCGGCGTGCGCGGGAAGGTGGTGCTCAAGGTCTTCGGCACGGACCTGGAGGCCATGCGCGCCACGTTGGAGAAGGCCGTCACGTCGCTGCAGGACGTGGAGGGCGTGGTGGACCTGGGGCTCTATCGCGACTCGAGCGTGCCGCAGCTCCAGGTGGTGTTGGACCGGCAGGCGCTCGCCCGCGCGGGCGTGGACGTGTCCACGGCGCAGGACCTGGTGGAGACGGCGCTGGGCGGCAAGGTGGTGACGGAGCTGTGGGAGCAGGAGCGGCCCGTGCCCGTGCGCGTGCTGCTGCCCGGCACCGAGAAGGAGGACGAGTCGCGCATCGGCGACATCCTGGTGCCCACCGCGGGCGGCGGCCATGTCCCGCTGCGCGAGGTGGCCCGACTGGAGAAGGCGCTGGGCCGCGCGAGCATCAACCGCGAGGCGAACAGCCGCACGCTGGCGCTGAAGTTCAACGTGGAGGGGCGTGACATGGGCTCGACGATTCAGGAGGCCATGGCCACGGTGGAGCGCGAGGTGACGATTCCCGAGGGCATGTTCCTCAAGTGGGGCGGCGAGTTCGAGAACCAGGAGCGCGCGCTCGGGCGGCTGGCGGTCATCGTGCCGCTGTCGTTCCTGGTGGTGTTCGCGCTGTTGTACGCGGCGCTGGGCTCCATGCGCAGCGCGGGCGCGGTGCTCGCGGGCGCGCCGTTCGCGATGTGCGGCGGCGTGCTGGCGCTGGCGCTCACGGGCATTCCGCTGTCCGTCAGCGCGGCGGTGGGGTTCATCACCCTGCTGGGCCAGGTGTGCCTCGCGTCGCTGCTGGTGGTGAGCGCGGTGGATGACCGGCGCAAATCGGGCGAGGCCCTGGAGACGGCGCTCCCGAGGGGCGCGGCGAGCCGGTTCCGCGCGGTGTTGATGACGGCGCTGCTCGCGATGCTGGGGTTGATGCCGGCGGCGCTCTCCAGCGGCGCGGGGAGCGAGACGCAGCGCCCGTTCGCCATCGTCATCATCGGCGGACTGGTGACGGCGGTGCTGGTGTCGCTGTTCGCGCTGCCCGCGTTCTACTCGGTCATCGTCGGCAACCGGAGCCCCAACGCGGCCCCGGAGGAGGAAGAGGACGAGGACGCCGGGGACTCGGGCATGACGCATGTCGTGCCGGGCTCCAGCCATGAAGCGGGCAAGGCCGAGGGGGTGGCGGCATGA
- a CDS encoding efflux RND transporter periplasmic adaptor subunit: MKRTVLLGLLALSSACSSAAATTATTERPPPKTLKEGVVQLAEASQAFVTVTPVQPDSGGARLQAPARVAFRDGAVSRLGAPLAGRVVGVHVRTGDAVKPGDPLVTLDCPEAAAARTAVATATAALREAESGFERERRMFDQGVSTERERLSAETRLAEARAELARAQASVGFVGTGGGTTVVLRAPLAGTVLARTATEGVSVQPGGEPLVEVGDASALWVVAEVFERDLPQVREGTRASVTLPSLHEPLTGQVVSVGAVVTSGSRTAPVRIALDSPHKGLRPGMFGRARIDAAEASLTLPVEAVLLRNGKDSVVYVRQDARTFVRRPVVVATPVDGRVQVIAGLSAGEPVVTRGALLLDGAADQLL, from the coding sequence ATGAAAAGGACCGTGCTCCTGGGCCTGCTGGCCCTCTCCTCCGCCTGCTCCAGCGCCGCCGCGACCACCGCCACCACGGAGCGGCCTCCGCCCAAGACGCTGAAGGAGGGGGTGGTGCAGCTCGCCGAGGCCTCCCAGGCCTTCGTCACCGTCACCCCCGTCCAGCCCGATTCCGGCGGCGCGAGGCTCCAGGCGCCCGCGCGCGTGGCGTTCCGGGACGGGGCGGTGTCCCGACTCGGCGCGCCGCTGGCGGGCCGCGTGGTGGGGGTGCACGTGCGCACGGGCGATGCGGTGAAGCCCGGAGACCCGCTGGTGACGCTCGACTGCCCGGAGGCCGCGGCGGCGCGCACGGCGGTGGCCACCGCGACGGCGGCGCTGCGCGAGGCGGAGTCCGGCTTCGAGCGCGAGCGGCGCATGTTCGACCAGGGCGTGAGCACGGAGCGCGAGCGGCTGTCCGCGGAGACGCGCCTGGCGGAGGCCCGCGCGGAGCTGGCCCGCGCCCAGGCCTCCGTGGGCTTCGTGGGCACGGGGGGCGGCACCACCGTCGTCCTGCGCGCCCCGCTGGCGGGCACCGTGCTCGCGCGCACCGCGACCGAAGGCGTCTCCGTGCAGCCCGGCGGCGAGCCCCTGGTGGAGGTGGGGGACGCCTCCGCGCTGTGGGTGGTGGCGGAGGTGTTCGAGCGGGATTTGCCGCAGGTGCGTGAGGGCACGCGGGCGAGTGTCACCCTGCCCTCGCTGCACGAGCCGCTCACGGGCCAGGTCGTGTCGGTGGGCGCGGTGGTCACCAGCGGCTCGCGCACGGCGCCGGTGCGCATCGCGCTGGACAGCCCGCACAAGGGACTGCGTCCGGGGATGTTCGGCCGCGCGCGCATCGACGCGGCCGAGGCCAGCCTGACGCTCCCGGTGGAGGCGGTGCTGCTGCGCAACGGCAAGGACTCGGTGGTGTACGTGCGGCAGGACGCGCGCACCTTCGTGCGCCGGCCCGTCGTCGTCGCCACGCCCGTGGATGGGCGCGTGCAAGTCATCGCGGGCCTGTCCGCGGGTGAGCCTGTCGTCACCCGGGGCGCGCTGCTGCTCGACGGCGCCGCGGACCAGCTGCTCTAG
- a CDS encoding sensor histidine kinase: protein MRIATKLGLWLTLTSTLILGSYGYGQLQREEQELRTATEESSRLLATALQVAMENALRDGQGADVREMLESLEVKDPTVDVFVFDASEGLVARSLGSSRTLPLVEAEALRVMEAHGVTSRFEGPEGLSHLSVVVPLRSDEGGTVGALAVVNPLDGLRMDLDRTRRSTVLSVLTLIAGISLVGWLLLWLHLQRPLERVVRAMRAVRGGDFSASVVVEREDEVGEMVHAFNAMVKELGEARGRLNVETEARISMEVGLRRVDKLVTLGQLSAGLAHEIGSPLLILGGRAQALASRTELPDDVRRNAGILVQQCERITRTVSQLLDLTRRKPPRREVLDVHRPVRAVVELLEHDARKRDVTLEFQVETPLPRVLADGDGLQQVALNLLTNALRATPRGGRVRVSLAPSVFRSAPGLSERRGVCLRVEDTGVGIDEERQARIFEPFFSTWTELGGTGLGLAVVKSIVVDHAGAVSVSSRVGEGSQFIVQLPAAEGEDTSEEAV, encoded by the coding sequence GTGCGCATCGCGACCAAACTGGGGCTCTGGCTGACCCTGACCAGCACCCTCATCCTGGGCTCCTACGGCTACGGGCAGCTCCAGCGGGAGGAGCAGGAGCTGCGGACGGCCACGGAGGAGTCCTCGCGGCTGTTGGCCACGGCGCTCCAGGTGGCCATGGAGAACGCGCTGCGGGACGGGCAGGGCGCGGACGTGCGGGAGATGCTCGAGTCGTTGGAGGTGAAGGACCCCACCGTCGACGTCTTCGTGTTCGACGCCAGCGAGGGGCTGGTCGCCCGCTCGTTGGGGAGCTCGCGCACGTTGCCGCTGGTGGAGGCGGAGGCGCTCCGGGTGATGGAGGCGCACGGCGTGACGTCGCGCTTCGAGGGGCCGGAGGGCCTGTCGCACCTGTCCGTGGTGGTGCCGCTGCGCAGCGACGAGGGCGGGACGGTGGGCGCGCTCGCGGTGGTCAATCCGCTGGATGGGCTGCGCATGGACCTGGACCGCACGCGTCGGTCCACGGTGCTGTCCGTGCTCACGCTCATCGCGGGCATCTCGTTGGTGGGGTGGTTGCTCTTGTGGCTCCACCTGCAGCGTCCGTTGGAGCGCGTGGTGCGGGCGATGCGCGCGGTGCGTGGCGGTGACTTCTCGGCCTCGGTGGTGGTGGAGCGCGAGGACGAGGTGGGCGAGATGGTGCACGCCTTCAACGCGATGGTGAAGGAGCTGGGCGAGGCGCGGGGCCGGCTCAACGTGGAGACGGAGGCGCGCATCTCGATGGAGGTGGGGCTGCGCCGCGTGGACAAGCTCGTCACGCTCGGCCAGCTGTCGGCGGGGCTGGCGCATGAGATTGGCTCGCCGCTGCTCATCCTCGGTGGGCGGGCGCAGGCGCTCGCGTCGAGGACGGAGCTCCCCGACGACGTCCGTCGCAACGCGGGCATCCTGGTGCAGCAGTGCGAGCGCATCACCCGCACGGTGAGCCAGCTGCTGGACCTCACGCGCCGCAAGCCTCCGCGTCGGGAGGTGCTGGATGTCCACCGGCCCGTGCGCGCCGTGGTGGAGCTGCTCGAGCACGACGCTCGCAAGCGGGACGTGACGCTGGAGTTCCAGGTGGAGACCCCGCTGCCTCGCGTCCTCGCGGATGGGGACGGCTTGCAGCAGGTGGCGCTCAACCTGCTCACCAACGCGCTGCGCGCCACGCCTCGCGGAGGTCGGGTGCGGGTGTCGTTGGCGCCGTCCGTCTTCCGGAGCGCGCCGGGGCTGTCGGAGCGCCGAGGCGTCTGTCTGCGCGTCGAGGACACGGGCGTGGGCATCGATGAGGAGCGGCAGGCGCGAATCTTCGAGCCCTTCTTCAGCACCTGGACGGAGCTGGGCGGCACGGGGCTGGGGCTCGCGGTGGTGAAGTCCATCGTCGTGGACCACGCAGGCGCCGTCTCGGTGTCGTCCCGCGTGGGTGAGGGCAGTCAATTCATCGTCCAGCTGCCGGCGGCCGAGGGCGAGGACACGAGTGAGGAGGCGGTATGA
- a CDS encoding sigma-54-dependent transcriptional regulator, whose protein sequence is MSARGQRLLILDDDAAVVDFLCESLTERGYVTVGLTSPEEALSRCAEETFDLVISDVEMPRMRGTEFLEAVLARKPGQLVLLITAFGSIELAVAAVKAGACDFVTKPFNIDALVLSLERAFRERQLRREIVRLRAAVPMDAPGGLVARSPAMRKVLELARRAARTDSTVLLTGETGTGKSALARLVHESSARRAEPFLQLNCAALPPGLAESELFGARRGAFTDAREDRAGVFVAVGAGTLFLDEVGELSLEVQAKLLQALETGKVRPLGASAEVTVRARVVAATNRPLEELLRDGRFRPDLYYRLNVIRLEVPPLRERREDIVPLVDFFLGRLGGAQAREVLGVSAAAMRRLVAHAWPGNVRELANLLERAVALADHDTLVPEDFDLPGENGGMQALFTRASGEELPLEDVERAYVRRIVDAQNGNKAAAARILGINRRTLYRKLGEE, encoded by the coding sequence ATGAGCGCGCGAGGACAACGGCTTCTCATCCTGGATGATGACGCGGCGGTGGTGGACTTCCTCTGCGAGAGCCTCACGGAGCGGGGCTATGTGACGGTGGGGCTCACGTCCCCCGAGGAGGCCCTGTCCCGCTGCGCGGAGGAGACCTTCGACCTGGTCATCTCCGACGTGGAGATGCCGCGGATGCGGGGGACGGAGTTCCTGGAGGCGGTGCTCGCGCGGAAGCCGGGGCAGTTGGTGCTGCTCATCACCGCGTTCGGGAGCATCGAGCTCGCCGTGGCGGCGGTGAAGGCGGGGGCTTGCGACTTCGTGACCAAGCCCTTCAACATCGACGCGCTGGTGCTCTCCCTCGAGCGCGCCTTCCGGGAGCGTCAGCTGCGCAGGGAGATTGTCCGGCTGCGCGCGGCGGTGCCCATGGATGCGCCGGGGGGGCTGGTGGCGCGCAGCCCCGCGATGCGCAAGGTGCTGGAGCTGGCGCGGCGGGCGGCGCGCACGGACTCGACGGTGTTGCTCACGGGGGAGACGGGGACGGGCAAGAGCGCGCTCGCGCGGCTGGTGCACGAGTCGAGTGCCCGGCGCGCGGAGCCCTTCCTCCAGCTCAACTGCGCCGCGCTGCCGCCGGGGCTCGCGGAGAGCGAGCTGTTCGGCGCCCGGCGGGGTGCGTTCACGGACGCGCGCGAGGACCGGGCGGGCGTCTTCGTCGCCGTGGGCGCGGGGACGCTCTTCCTGGACGAGGTGGGGGAGTTGTCGCTGGAGGTGCAAGCCAAGCTCCTCCAGGCGCTGGAGACGGGGAAGGTGCGGCCGCTGGGGGCCAGCGCGGAGGTGACGGTGCGCGCGCGGGTGGTGGCGGCGACGAACCGGCCGCTCGAGGAGCTGCTGCGCGATGGGAGGTTCCGGCCGGACCTCTACTATCGGCTCAACGTCATCCGCCTGGAGGTGCCCCCGCTGCGCGAGCGGCGCGAGGACATCGTCCCGCTGGTGGACTTCTTCCTGGGGAGACTGGGTGGAGCGCAGGCGCGCGAGGTGCTTGGTGTGTCCGCGGCGGCGATGCGCAGGCTGGTGGCGCACGCGTGGCCGGGCAACGTTCGGGAGCTGGCGAACCTGCTCGAGCGCGCGGTGGCATTGGCGGACCACGACACGCTCGTGCCCGAGGACTTCGACCTGCCGGGCGAGAACGGCGGGATGCAGGCGCTGTTCACCCGGGCCAGTGGCGAGGAGCTGCCCCTGGAGGACGTCGAGCGGGCCTACGTGCGGCGAATCGTGGACGCGCAGAACGGCAACAAGGCCGCCGCCGCGCGCATCCTCGGCATCAACCGCCGCACGCTCTACCGGAAGCTGGGCGAGGAGTGA
- a CDS encoding DUF4349 domain-containing protein, producing the protein MRSLLVVLTLTLTACSTHRAHERVAFADGLTAGGAPGAAVPLENRSIIHRASLTLERDEPETGPAQAVQLAKTHGGYAEHVTTRSAVVRIPAERLEGFLAAVPALGEVERKSVSASDVTDVHRDLKVRLANVTRIRERYLELLERAVSVEDTLKVEKELERITVEYETLKARLEGLEGEVALSTVNLDFERPVRPGPVGWVFYGLGKAVKWLFVWD; encoded by the coding sequence GTGCGCTCGCTCCTGGTCGTCCTCACCCTGACCCTCACCGCCTGCTCCACCCACCGAGCCCACGAGCGCGTCGCGTTCGCCGATGGCCTGACGGCGGGCGGTGCGCCGGGGGCCGCCGTGCCGCTGGAGAATCGCTCCATCATCCATCGGGCCTCCCTGACGCTGGAGCGGGACGAGCCCGAGACGGGACCGGCGCAGGCCGTCCAGCTCGCGAAGACGCATGGGGGTTACGCCGAGCACGTGACGACCCGTTCCGCGGTGGTGCGCATCCCCGCCGAGCGGTTGGAGGGCTTCCTGGCCGCGGTGCCCGCGCTGGGCGAGGTGGAGCGCAAGAGCGTCTCCGCCAGCGACGTGACGGACGTGCACCGGGATTTGAAGGTGCGCCTGGCCAACGTGACGCGCATCCGCGAGCGATACCTGGAGCTGCTCGAGCGCGCCGTCAGCGTCGAGGACACCCTCAAGGTGGAGAAGGAGCTGGAGCGAATCACGGTGGAGTACGAGACGCTCAAGGCGCGCCTGGAGGGGCTCGAGGGCGAAGTCGCCCTGTCCACCGTGAACCTCGACTTCGAGCGCCCCGTGCGCCCCGGGCCCGTGGGCTGGGTGTTCTACGGCCTGGGCAAGGCCGTGAAGTGGCTGTTCGTCTGGGACTGA
- a CDS encoding FHA domain-containing protein: protein MPELLSAHVSRYLRNRGDLERQLPPGLLLFSPSPADESLVDQEEYRLKTVTNAGTPTLGASESVVFPVVKARSNAFGRGITVGRTGNNDVVLDDGSVSRFHAWFARDEAQAGFLLTDAGSKNGSWLGGVRLTPRKPVLLEDGARLRFGQVELAFYTASGFVRMLSVRMAP from the coding sequence ATGCCCGAGCTTCTGAGCGCCCATGTCTCGCGGTACCTGCGCAACCGGGGCGACCTCGAGCGGCAACTGCCGCCCGGGCTGCTCCTGTTCTCCCCCTCGCCCGCGGACGAGAGCCTGGTGGACCAGGAGGAGTACCGTCTCAAGACGGTGACGAACGCGGGGACGCCGACGCTGGGGGCGAGCGAGTCGGTGGTCTTCCCGGTGGTGAAGGCCCGCTCCAACGCCTTCGGCCGGGGAATCACGGTGGGGCGCACGGGCAACAACGACGTGGTGCTGGATGACGGCAGCGTGTCGCGCTTCCACGCCTGGTTCGCCCGGGACGAGGCCCAGGCGGGCTTCCTGCTGACGGACGCCGGCTCCAAGAATGGCTCGTGGCTGGGGGGCGTCCGGTTGACCCCGCGCAAGCCCGTTCTGCTGGAAGATGGCGCGCGGTTGCGCTTTGGACAGGTGGAACTCGCGTTCTACACGGCAAGCGGTTTTGTCCGGATGCTCTCCGTACGGATGGCTCCCTGA
- a CDS encoding Stp1/IreP family PP2C-type Ser/Thr phosphatase, with amino-acid sequence MFAVALTTEAFGLTDVGRKRQHNEDAMLVDVSLGLYVVADGMGGHAAGEVASNRATEVVKQHITANRHLLKDLGNNPTADSRSAAAALVEVAVQRACADIYRTAMSDSTKRGMGTTFVCLAVGGNKAVIGHVGDSRVYLVRHGQCHRLTEDHTLVAAQLKAGTITKEQAATSQYRNVITRAVGIQESVQVDTLIVDLVPGDMFVLCSDGLHGYVEDEELLPLVSGLAPGDLPKRLIDIANERGGKDNITAVVVKIAGDSAALASEESTEAQSRMEALRKIPLFRHLTYKEQTAVLSIATTRTYPAGREIVVEGQPGEELFVVIRGRVAIEKNGVEIAELRSGGHFGEMGLIDNAPRSATVRATEPTRTMVISRPDLMGLMKRESILAVKMLWSFVQVLSDRLRATNSELSEARQELAVAQAIQPFAEE; translated from the coding sequence GTGTTCGCGGTGGCCTTGACCACAGAAGCCTTCGGACTGACCGACGTCGGCCGCAAGCGGCAGCACAACGAAGACGCGATGCTGGTGGACGTGTCGCTCGGGCTGTACGTCGTCGCGGATGGCATGGGCGGGCACGCGGCCGGCGAGGTCGCCAGCAATCGCGCCACCGAGGTCGTCAAGCAGCACATCACCGCGAACCGGCACCTGCTCAAGGATTTGGGCAACAACCCCACGGCGGATAGCCGCTCGGCGGCGGCGGCGCTGGTGGAGGTGGCCGTGCAGCGCGCGTGCGCGGACATCTACCGCACGGCGATGTCGGACTCGACGAAGCGGGGCATGGGGACGACGTTCGTGTGCCTCGCGGTGGGGGGCAACAAGGCCGTCATCGGTCATGTGGGCGACAGTCGCGTCTATCTGGTGAGGCACGGCCAGTGTCACCGGCTGACGGAGGACCACACGCTGGTCGCCGCGCAGCTGAAGGCCGGCACCATCACCAAGGAGCAGGCGGCCACCTCGCAGTACCGCAACGTGATTACGCGCGCGGTGGGCATCCAGGAGTCCGTCCAGGTCGACACGCTCATCGTGGACCTGGTGCCCGGGGACATGTTCGTCCTGTGCTCGGACGGCCTGCATGGCTACGTCGAGGACGAGGAGCTGTTGCCGCTGGTGTCGGGGCTGGCGCCGGGGGACCTGCCCAAGCGGCTCATCGACATCGCGAACGAGCGGGGCGGCAAGGACAACATCACCGCGGTGGTGGTGAAGATCGCCGGGGACAGCGCGGCGCTGGCGAGCGAGGAGTCGACCGAGGCGCAGTCGCGGATGGAGGCGCTGCGCAAGATTCCGCTGTTCCGTCACCTCACGTACAAGGAGCAGACGGCGGTGTTGTCCATCGCGACGACGCGCACGTATCCGGCGGGGCGTGAAATCGTGGTGGAGGGGCAGCCGGGCGAGGAGCTGTTCGTCGTCATCCGGGGCCGGGTGGCCATCGAGAAGAACGGGGTGGAGATCGCCGAGCTGCGCTCGGGCGGCCACTTCGGAGAGATGGGGCTCATCGACAACGCGCCGCGCTCGGCGACGGTGAGGGCGACGGAGCCCACGCGCACCATGGTCATCTCGCGGCCCGACCTGATGGGGCTGATGAAGCGCGAGTCCATCCTCGCGGTGAAGATGCTCTGGAGCTTCGTGCAGGTGCTGAGCGACCGGCTGCGCGCGACGAACTCCGAGCTGAGCGAGGCCCGCCAGGAGCTCGCGGTGGCGCAGGCCATCCAGCCCTTCGCCGAGGAGTGA